One genomic segment of Esox lucius isolate fEsoLuc1 chromosome 15, fEsoLuc1.pri, whole genome shotgun sequence includes these proteins:
- the slc39a9 gene encoding zinc transporter ZIP9 — MSMDDFTSISLLSLAMLVGCYVAGTIPLAVNFSEEKLKLVTVLGAGLLCGTALAVIIPEGVHALYEEVLEGVHHPHASVQVEGVAVSEHKDGVNTALGISGEHSHDHQHLHAYIGVSLVLGFVFMLLVDQIGSSHVHSTAEDPEAARIASSKITTTLGLVVHAAADGVALGAAASTSQTSVQLIVFVAIMLHKAPAAFGLVSFLMHAGLERNRIRKHLLVFALAAPVLSMVTYVGLSQSSKEALSDVNATGVAMLFSAGTFLYVATVHVLPEVGGTGHSHAPAPGKEAAKGLSKVEVLALVVGCLIPLVLSVGHQH; from the exons ATGTCTATGGACGACTTCACTTCGATCAGCTTGCTGTCCCTGGCCATGCTGGTGGGGTGTTACGTGGCCGGAACCATCCCATTGGCTGTGAACTTCTCAGAG GAGAAGCTGAAGCTTGTGACGGTTCTGGGAGCAGGTCTGTTGTGTGGCACAGCCTTGGCGGTCATCATCCCTGAGGGTGTACATGCCCTGTATGAGGAGGTCCTGGAGG gTGTTCACCACCCCCATGCTAGCGttcaggtggagggggtggCGGTGTCTGAGCATAAGGACGGTGTGAACACAGCTCTCGGGATCAGCGGGGAGCACAGCCACGACCACCAACACCTCCATGCCTACATCGGCGTTTCTCTGGTCCTGGGGTTCGTCTTCATGCTGCTGGTCGACCAGATCGGGAGCTCTCATGTACACAGCACCGCTGAAG ACCCAGAGGCTGCGAGGATTGCCAGCTCAAAGATTACCACCACCCTGGGTCTGGTAGTACATGCAGCAG CGGACGGCGTGGCCCTCGGAGCAGCTGCCTCCACCTCCCAGACCAGCGTGCAGCTCATTGTCTTCGTAGCCATCATGCTGCATAAG GCCCCAGCTGCCTTCGGTCTGGTCTCTTTCCTGATGCATGCTGGTCTGGAGAGGAACCGCATCCGTAAACACCTGTTGGTTTTTGCCCTGGCCGCCCCTGTCCTGTCCATGGTGACCTACGTGGGCCTGAGCCAG AGCAGTAAAGAGGCACTGTCAGACGTGAACGCCACTGGCGTGGCCATGCTGTTCTCCGCCGGGACCTTCCTGTACGTCGCCACCGTACACGTCCTGCCTGAGGTGGGCGGGACTGGACACAGCCATGCCCCCGCGCCTGGGAAAGAGGCAGCTAAGGGACTGAGCAAGGTGGAGGTTCTGGCCTTGGTGGTGGGCTGTCTCATACCACTGGTGCTGTCTGTTGGACACCAGCACTAG